Proteins co-encoded in one Haloarcula sp. DT43 genomic window:
- the argC gene encoding N-acetyl-gamma-glutamyl-phosphate reductase, with translation MTYTASVVGGSGFTGGELLRLLDGHPEFELAQATSRSKENKTVGHSHPNLRHSDLRFSSPEDLESVDVLFAATPHGVSMEQIDAFQEAAGTVVDLSADFRLDSEAQYDEWYDGHTRPDLLEESEYALPELNRGNLEGADLIASGGCNATATILGLLPLFEADILSGDEQVVVDVKVGSSEGGAGGGEASSHPERSGVVRPYAPTGHRHEAEIQQFLGIDVSFTVHAVDMIRGASATCHVFPEGPVSKGDLWGAYRGQYEDEPFVELVAGGGGVYRYPEPKSVAGTNRAEVGFELDPGNKRLVVFSAIDNMMKGSAGQAVHAANVALGIEETAGLEFQGLHPVGAP, from the coding sequence CGCCTGCTCGACGGCCACCCCGAGTTCGAACTGGCCCAGGCGACAAGCCGCTCGAAGGAGAACAAGACCGTCGGCCACTCGCACCCGAACCTCCGGCACTCGGACCTGCGTTTCTCCTCGCCGGAGGACCTGGAATCGGTCGACGTACTGTTCGCCGCGACGCCCCACGGCGTCTCGATGGAGCAGATAGACGCGTTTCAGGAGGCCGCCGGCACGGTCGTCGACCTCTCGGCGGACTTCCGACTCGATTCCGAGGCCCAGTACGACGAGTGGTACGACGGGCACACGCGCCCGGACCTGCTCGAAGAGAGCGAGTACGCGCTGCCGGAACTCAACCGCGGCAATCTCGAAGGCGCGGACCTCATCGCTTCGGGCGGCTGTAACGCCACAGCGACGATTCTGGGCCTGCTCCCGCTGTTCGAGGCCGACATCCTCTCCGGCGACGAGCAGGTCGTCGTCGACGTGAAGGTCGGCTCCAGCGAGGGCGGGGCCGGCGGCGGCGAGGCCTCCAGCCACCCCGAGCGCTCGGGCGTCGTCCGCCCGTACGCGCCCACGGGTCACCGCCACGAGGCCGAGATTCAGCAGTTCCTCGGTATCGACGTGTCCTTCACCGTCCACGCGGTGGACATGATCCGCGGCGCGAGCGCGACCTGCCACGTCTTCCCCGAGGGCCCGGTTTCGAAGGGCGACCTCTGGGGAGCCTACCGCGGGCAGTACGAGGACGAACCGTTCGTCGAACTCGTCGCCGGCGGTGGCGGCGTCTACCGCTACCCCGAGCCCAAGTCGGTCGCGGGCACGAACCGCGCCGAGGTCGGCTTCGAACTCGACCCCGGAAACAAGCGACTGGTCGTGTTCTCGGCCATCGACAACATGATGAAGGGGTCGGCGGGACAGGCCGTTCACGCCGCGAACGTCGCCCTCGGCATCGAGGAGACGGCGGGCCTGGAGTTCCAGGGACTCCACCCCGTCGGCGCACCGTAA
- a CDS encoding acetylglutamate/acetylaminoadipate kinase: MTVVIKVGGARAVDPAGALADVASLVADGERVVVVHGGSTKVDETLERLGVEPEYVETPSGIVGRFTDETTMEVFEMAFGHLNTQLVAGLQSEGVDAVGLNGVDGKLLYGPRKSAVRVVEDGKRKIRRGDHSGTIKRVNGDLLETLLSDGYTPVAAPPMAGDDDGEVIPVNTDADRSAAAIAGELDATLVLLTDVEGVYADPEDPATLIEAVETAADWDALEDAAEGFMSRKIMAVEEALDGGAPEAVVADANADEPICSALDGGGTHVYAGALAQDDQQTEETDT, translated from the coding sequence ATGACTGTAGTCATCAAAGTCGGTGGCGCTCGCGCGGTCGACCCCGCGGGGGCCCTTGCGGACGTGGCATCGTTAGTGGCAGACGGCGAGCGGGTCGTGGTCGTCCACGGCGGCTCGACGAAGGTCGACGAGACGCTCGAACGGCTCGGCGTCGAACCGGAGTACGTCGAGACGCCGTCGGGCATCGTCGGCCGGTTCACCGACGAGACGACGATGGAGGTGTTCGAGATGGCCTTCGGCCACCTCAACACCCAGCTCGTCGCCGGCCTCCAGAGCGAGGGCGTCGACGCGGTCGGGCTGAACGGCGTCGACGGCAAACTGCTCTACGGACCGCGCAAGTCCGCAGTGCGGGTCGTCGAGGACGGCAAGCGCAAGATTCGCCGTGGTGACCACTCGGGCACCATCAAGCGGGTCAACGGCGACCTGCTGGAGACGCTGCTTTCGGATGGCTACACGCCGGTCGCGGCACCGCCGATGGCCGGCGACGACGACGGCGAGGTAATCCCAGTGAATACGGACGCCGACCGCTCGGCGGCCGCCATCGCCGGCGAACTCGACGCGACGCTGGTCCTCCTGACCGACGTCGAGGGCGTCTACGCGGACCCCGAGGACCCGGCGACGCTCATCGAGGCCGTCGAGACGGCCGCCGACTGGGACGCCCTCGAAGACGCGGCCGAGGGCTTCATGAGCCGGAAGATAATGGCCGTCGAGGAGGCCCTCGACGGCGGCGCGCCCGAGGCGGTCGTGGCCGACGCCAACGCCGACGAGCCGATTTGCTCGGCGCTCGACGGCGGCGGCACGCACGTCTACGCCGGCGCACTCGCACAGGACGACCAACAGACGGAGGAAACAGACACATGA
- a CDS encoding aspartate aminotransferase family protein, with protein MSGFVFNEKPIQIERGDGAYVYDDGGTEYLDMGASYACVPLGHGHPAVQDAVSEQLEKITYVQASYPNAERTALYELLADTAPDPIDKTWLCNSGTEANEAALKFARSATGNSKIVATMQGFHGRTMGALATTWKDKYKKPYEPLIGDVEFVPYDDSEALAEAVDEDTAAFIVEPVQGEGGINPTSDGYLEAAREITEEAGAALIFDEVQTGMGRTGALWNSQRADVAPDMITAAKGLGNGLPVGATLCRDWIAEDYGSHASTFSGGPVISAAAGATVSTIVEDAVPENAADMGEYLQAELEAAIGDDVRDIRGEGLMIGVEVGRGANAALKKLALNHQVLALPAGRTVVRLLPPLTIAEAHADAVVDAMVEVVG; from the coding sequence ATGAGCGGATTCGTCTTCAACGAGAAACCTATCCAGATAGAGCGCGGCGACGGCGCGTACGTCTACGACGACGGCGGCACAGAGTACCTAGACATGGGCGCGTCCTACGCCTGCGTCCCGCTCGGGCACGGTCACCCGGCGGTTCAGGACGCGGTGAGCGAGCAACTGGAGAAAATCACCTACGTGCAGGCGTCGTACCCCAACGCCGAGCGGACGGCGCTGTACGAACTGCTCGCCGACACCGCGCCGGACCCAATCGACAAGACCTGGCTCTGTAACTCCGGGACCGAGGCCAACGAGGCGGCGCTGAAGTTCGCCCGCTCGGCCACCGGGAACTCCAAAATCGTCGCGACGATGCAGGGGTTCCACGGCCGGACGATGGGTGCGCTGGCGACGACCTGGAAGGACAAGTACAAGAAGCCCTACGAGCCGCTCATCGGCGACGTGGAGTTCGTCCCCTACGACGACAGCGAGGCGCTGGCCGAGGCCGTCGACGAAGACACGGCCGCGTTCATCGTCGAACCGGTCCAGGGCGAGGGCGGCATCAACCCCACCTCGGACGGCTACCTCGAAGCCGCCCGGGAGATTACCGAAGAGGCCGGAGCGGCGCTCATCTTCGACGAGGTCCAGACGGGCATGGGCCGGACCGGCGCGCTGTGGAACTCCCAGCGGGCCGACGTCGCGCCCGACATGATAACCGCGGCGAAGGGGCTTGGCAACGGTCTCCCCGTCGGCGCGACGCTGTGCCGGGACTGGATAGCCGAGGACTACGGCTCCCACGCATCGACGTTCTCCGGCGGGCCGGTCATCTCCGCGGCCGCCGGCGCGACGGTGTCGACCATCGTCGAGGACGCCGTGCCGGAGAACGCCGCCGACATGGGCGAGTACCTCCAGGCGGAACTGGAGGCGGCTATCGGCGACGACGTGCGGGACATCCGCGGCGAGGGCCTGATGATCGGCGTCGAGGTCGGCCGCGGCGCGAACGCGGCGCTGAAGAAGCTCGCGCTGAACCACCAGGTGCTCGCGCTGCCGGCCGGCCGCACCGTGGTCCGACTGCTCCCGCCGCTGACCATCGCCGAGGCCCACGCCGACGCCGTCGTCGACGCGATGGTGGAGGTGGTGGGATGA
- a CDS encoding [LysW]-lysine hydrolase gives MSEAATREADTEARDLLETIVRTPSVSRNEQAAAQRLVEFFEAHDREAWLDEVGNVRAPDDDGVLLTSHIDTVPGDIPVRVEETDEGDVLWGRGSVDAKGPLCAMAVAAVRTGASFVGVVGEEIDSKGGRYLVEDRETAPGAVINGEPSGWEGITLGYRGLLAGTYVATSESGHSSRPENNAIQDAIDWWSSVDDEFATDEWHPVFERVTCKPVEFKGGTSTDGLSVEATMDVQLRVPPEYSTDEIREIADGFLENGTVNWDDRVEPVMQSPRTNVARAFRAAIRQHEGDPTLLRKTGTSDMNVYAKAWDCPMVTYGPGDSDLDHAPNEHLPLDEYDRSVAVLETATERLLED, from the coding sequence ATGAGCGAAGCCGCGACGCGCGAGGCCGACACGGAGGCCCGCGACCTGCTGGAGACCATCGTCCGCACGCCCTCGGTCTCGCGGAACGAGCAGGCGGCCGCCCAGCGGCTGGTCGAGTTCTTCGAGGCCCACGACCGCGAGGCGTGGCTCGACGAGGTCGGCAACGTCCGCGCGCCCGACGACGACGGCGTCCTGCTGACCTCTCACATCGACACCGTGCCGGGCGACATCCCGGTCCGCGTCGAGGAGACCGACGAGGGCGACGTGCTGTGGGGCCGCGGCAGCGTCGACGCGAAGGGCCCGCTGTGTGCGATGGCCGTCGCGGCTGTCCGCACCGGGGCCTCCTTCGTCGGCGTCGTCGGCGAGGAGATCGACTCGAAGGGTGGCCGCTACCTGGTCGAGGACCGCGAGACGGCACCGGGAGCCGTCATCAACGGCGAGCCCTCCGGCTGGGAGGGCATCACGCTGGGCTACCGCGGCCTGCTGGCCGGGACCTACGTCGCCACGAGCGAGTCCGGCCACTCCTCGCGCCCGGAGAACAACGCCATCCAGGACGCCATCGACTGGTGGTCGTCGGTCGACGACGAGTTCGCCACCGACGAGTGGCACCCCGTCTTCGAGCGGGTCACCTGCAAACCCGTCGAGTTCAAGGGCGGCACGTCGACCGACGGGCTGAGCGTCGAGGCGACGATGGACGTCCAGCTACGGGTGCCCCCGGAGTACAGCACCGACGAAATCCGGGAAATCGCCGACGGGTTCCTGGAGAACGGCACGGTCAACTGGGACGACCGGGTCGAACCGGTGATGCAGAGCCCCCGGACCAACGTCGCGCGGGCGTTCCGGGCCGCCATCCGCCAGCACGAGGGCGACCCCACGCTGCTGCGCAAGACCGGCACCAGCGACATGAACGTCTACGCGAAGGCGTGGGACTGTCCGATGGTGACCTACGGGCCCGGCGACTCCGACCTCGACCACGCGCCCAACGAACACCTCCCGCTCGACGAGTACGACCGCTCCGTCGCGGTGCTCGAAACCGCGACCGAACGCCTGCTGGAGGACTAA
- the argF gene encoding ornithine carbamoyltransferase: MDILDVDDLTTDELTTVLDRAAAVKADHGEGGSSDLLDQQTLGMIFEKPSTRTRVSFETGMTQLGGHAVFLGPDDIHLGHGEPVKDTARALGRYVDFIMARVFDHADAEELAEYADVPVINGLTDDAHPCQTLADLLTVREQFGDFEDVSVAWVGDGNNVCQSFVIGAAMVGLDLTVATPEGYGISHDVADRAAAFGNAPETTHDPEAAVADADVVYSDVWVSMGQEDKREQKLADFEGFQITTGLLEDRPFMHCLPAHRGEEVTDDAIESDNAIVWDQAENRLHAQKGLLVWLSEQA, translated from the coding sequence ATGGACATACTCGACGTCGACGACCTCACGACCGACGAACTGACCACCGTCCTCGACCGGGCCGCGGCCGTCAAGGCCGACCACGGCGAGGGAGGGTCGAGCGACCTGCTCGACCAGCAGACGCTCGGGATGATATTCGAGAAACCGTCGACCCGGACCCGCGTCTCCTTCGAGACGGGGATGACGCAACTGGGCGGCCACGCCGTCTTCCTCGGCCCCGACGACATCCACCTGGGCCACGGCGAACCCGTCAAGGACACCGCCCGCGCGCTCGGCCGCTACGTCGATTTCATCATGGCCCGCGTGTTCGACCACGCCGACGCGGAGGAACTGGCCGAGTACGCGGACGTCCCGGTCATCAACGGCCTGACCGACGACGCTCACCCCTGCCAGACGCTCGCCGACCTGCTGACGGTCCGCGAGCAGTTCGGCGACTTCGAGGACGTCTCCGTGGCGTGGGTCGGCGACGGCAACAACGTCTGCCAGTCGTTCGTCATCGGCGCGGCGATGGTCGGCCTCGACCTCACCGTCGCCACGCCGGAGGGCTACGGCATCTCCCACGACGTGGCCGACCGCGCCGCCGCCTTCGGCAACGCGCCCGAGACCACCCACGACCCCGAAGCGGCCGTCGCCGACGCCGACGTGGTGTACTCCGACGTGTGGGTCAGCATGGGCCAGGAGGACAAACGCGAGCAGAAACTGGCCGACTTCGAGGGGTTCCAGATTACGACGGGCCTGCTCGAAGACCGGCCGTTCATGCACTGTCTCCCCGCCCACCGCGGCGAGGAGGTCACCGACGACGCCATCGAATCCGACAACGCCATCGTCTGGGACCAGGCGGAAAACCGGCTGCACGCCCAGAAGGGGCTGTTGGTCTGGCTGTCCGAGCAGGCGTAA
- a CDS encoding orotate phosphoribosyltransferase: protein MTDVEGLQEGRLLQAGERYDGEFDVSAFSKILIVDDTVYKGGAMTEARETIESLDLPAETYYGAVYVDEGSERFVDTYAQTLPFPRVFEWNMMHHDFLNDACVDLDGILCRDPTPTENDDGANYRDFLTTVRPKCVPSVSIGRIVTCRLERYREETAAWLDEHGIEYDELVMMQYPNKAARVAAGDHAEYKADVYQSTDAKLFIESSHNQARKIARRTSKPVYSKERNVMLQQGYLHRVTREGRASIKAVQSNPVRYVNQLRSDPVDFLKRASSVFL from the coding sequence ATGACGGACGTCGAGGGACTGCAGGAGGGTCGGCTCCTCCAGGCGGGTGAGCGCTACGACGGCGAGTTCGACGTCTCGGCGTTCTCGAAGATTCTGATCGTCGACGACACCGTCTACAAGGGCGGAGCGATGACCGAAGCACGAGAGACAATCGAGTCACTCGACCTTCCGGCGGAGACGTACTACGGGGCCGTGTACGTCGACGAGGGGTCAGAGCGGTTCGTCGACACGTACGCCCAGACGCTCCCTTTCCCTCGCGTCTTCGAGTGGAACATGATGCACCACGACTTTCTCAACGACGCCTGCGTCGACCTGGACGGAATCCTGTGCCGCGATCCGACCCCGACGGAGAACGACGACGGGGCGAACTACCGTGATTTTCTCACCACGGTCAGACCGAAGTGCGTTCCGTCCGTGTCTATCGGCCGGATCGTGACCTGCCGGCTGGAGCGGTACCGCGAAGAGACGGCGGCCTGGCTCGACGAGCACGGCATCGAGTACGACGAACTGGTGATGATGCAGTACCCCAACAAGGCGGCTCGCGTCGCCGCGGGCGACCACGCTGAGTACAAGGCCGACGTCTATCAGTCGACGGACGCGAAACTGTTCATCGAGAGTTCACACAACCAGGCGCGCAAGATCGCTCGACGGACGAGCAAGCCGGTCTACAGCAAAGAGCGCAACGTGATGCTCCAGCAGGGGTACCTCCACCGGGTCACCCGGGAGGGGCGTGCATCGATCAAGGCGGTGCAGTCGAACCCCGTCCGCTACGTCAACCAACTCAGGTCCGACCCCGTCGACTTCCTCAAGCGAGCCTCGTCCGTGTTCCTGTGA
- a CDS encoding helix-turn-helix domain-containing protein, with product MAVDSATDRDGDLLVDDEPALSNVMACVFGVQEHEVRTYRTLLQTPASTVEELAEELGRDRSNVNRSLSTLREKGLATRQRRLLDGGGHVYQYTATPLSEARELMHETLDEWTAAVHHRIDEFDASPDE from the coding sequence ATGGCGGTCGACTCCGCGACAGACCGGGACGGTGACCTACTCGTCGACGACGAACCGGCGCTCTCGAACGTGATGGCCTGTGTCTTCGGCGTCCAGGAACACGAAGTCCGGACCTACCGGACGCTGCTGCAGACGCCCGCCAGCACCGTCGAGGAACTCGCCGAGGAGCTCGGCCGGGACCGCTCGAACGTCAACCGGTCGCTGTCGACGCTCCGCGAGAAGGGGCTCGCGACGCGGCAACGGCGGCTCCTCGACGGCGGCGGCCACGTGTACCAGTACACCGCGACACCGCTGTCTGAGGCCCGCGAACTGATGCACGAGACGCTCGACGAGTGGACCGCCGCGGTCCACCACCGCATCGACGAGTTCGACGCCAGCCCCGACGAGTGA
- the thrC gene encoding threonine synthase, translating into MVPTMADLQLTDDVPPVADDGVWLTCIECGETFAPFDEIRYTCDDCDGLLEVRYADLPTFDEFEGSGVWRYNAALPFEEGVTLPEGDTPLHEMPRLKDDIGVDALRVKHEGMNPTGSFKDRGMTVGVRVAQEVGVDRLACASTGNTSAALAAYGARGGMETLVLLPAGKVAAGKIAQASLHRARILEVDGNFDQCLDIVQDLAARGEAYLLNSLNPFRLEGQKTIGLEIMEEFYADHGEYPDRIVLPVGNAGNTAALYKCFRELVAAGAITEAQVPKLTGVQAEGAAPMVEAIEEGYEDTRRWEDVETRATAIRIGNPVNAPKALPGIRETGGTAVAVSDEEITEAQRDIAGEGVGVEPASAASVAGLRKLRREGEVDSDESVVCLTTGHLLKDPDAAAEAGNDPEPVENSTEAVLELIEDDSSVAATVRRQVSKAADAPLVPALVAGGLGVAYLYRKLRS; encoded by the coding sequence ATGGTCCCGACAATGGCTGACCTGCAACTCACCGACGACGTGCCACCGGTCGCCGACGACGGCGTCTGGCTGACCTGCATCGAGTGTGGTGAGACGTTCGCGCCCTTCGACGAGATTCGCTACACCTGCGACGACTGTGACGGCCTGCTCGAGGTCCGCTACGCCGACCTGCCGACCTTCGACGAGTTCGAGGGCTCGGGGGTCTGGCGGTACAACGCCGCGCTCCCGTTCGAGGAGGGCGTTACGCTGCCGGAGGGCGACACGCCGCTCCACGAGATGCCGCGTCTGAAAGACGACATCGGCGTCGACGCGCTCCGCGTGAAACACGAGGGGATGAACCCCACCGGCTCGTTCAAGGACCGCGGCATGACCGTCGGTGTCCGGGTCGCCCAGGAGGTCGGCGTCGACCGACTGGCCTGTGCCTCGACCGGCAACACCTCCGCGGCGCTTGCGGCCTACGGCGCACGCGGCGGGATGGAGACGCTCGTCCTCCTGCCGGCCGGCAAGGTCGCGGCCGGGAAAATCGCGCAGGCGAGCCTCCACCGCGCCCGGATTCTGGAGGTCGACGGCAACTTCGACCAGTGTCTCGACATCGTCCAGGACCTCGCCGCCCGCGGCGAGGCCTACCTGCTGAACTCGCTGAACCCGTTCCGCCTGGAGGGCCAGAAGACCATCGGGCTGGAAATCATGGAGGAGTTCTACGCCGACCACGGCGAGTACCCGGATCGCATCGTCCTGCCAGTCGGCAACGCCGGCAACACCGCGGCGCTGTACAAGTGCTTCCGCGAACTCGTCGCGGCCGGCGCGATAACCGAAGCCCAGGTGCCCAAGCTCACCGGCGTCCAGGCCGAGGGGGCCGCCCCGATGGTCGAGGCCATCGAGGAGGGGTACGAGGACACCCGCCGCTGGGAGGACGTCGAGACCCGCGCGACGGCAATCCGTATCGGCAATCCGGTCAACGCGCCGAAGGCGCTGCCGGGCATCCGCGAGACCGGCGGCACCGCGGTGGCCGTCTCCGACGAGGAAATCACTGAAGCACAGCGCGACATCGCCGGCGAGGGCGTCGGCGTCGAACCGGCGTCGGCGGCCTCCGTCGCCGGCCTCCGGAAACTCCGCCGCGAAGGCGAGGTCGATAGCGACGAGTCGGTCGTCTGCCTGACGACGGGGCACCTGCTCAAAGACCCCGACGCGGCCGCCGAGGCCGGCAACGACCCCGAGCCCGTCGAAAACAGCACCGAAGCCGTCCTGGAACTCATCGAGGACGACTCGTCGGTCGCCGCGACGGTCCGGCGGCAGGTCTCGAAGGCCGCCGACGCGCCGCTGGTCCCGGCGCTGGTCGCCGGCGGCCTGGGCGTCGCGTACCTCTACCGGAAACTCCGTTCGTAG
- a CDS encoding GNAT family N-acetyltransferase produces the protein MDIRDAVEDDAERLAALADGPPDVMRNLVHDRTVRVAEVDDEVVGFVSFDAERGTVHVTQLAGSGDACENLLADPIEFARREHMTVELLLPEEESEVRAAVEAVGFASTGNGPRFDGQETTRYRLEPERAEH, from the coding sequence ATGGATATCCGCGACGCTGTCGAGGACGACGCCGAGCGACTGGCCGCCCTCGCGGACGGGCCGCCGGACGTGATGCGGAACCTCGTCCACGACCGCACCGTCCGCGTGGCCGAGGTCGACGACGAGGTGGTAGGGTTCGTGAGCTTCGACGCCGAGCGTGGGACCGTCCACGTGACGCAGCTGGCCGGGTCCGGCGACGCCTGCGAGAACCTCCTGGCCGACCCAATCGAGTTCGCCCGCCGGGAACACATGACCGTCGAACTGTTGCTTCCGGAGGAAGAATCAGAGGTTCGGGCCGCCGTCGAGGCCGTCGGGTTCGCCTCGACCGGAAACGGCCCCCGGTTCGACGGGCAGGAGACGACACGGTACCGGTTAGAGCCCGAGCGGGCGGAGCACTGA
- a CDS encoding aspartate kinase, with protein sequence MRVVAKFGGTSLGSGDRINRAADSIAAAVQQGHEVAVVASAMGNTTDELLEEINYDADSADRAEIVSMGERTSVRMLKGALAARGIEAVFLEPGSEDWPIITDEYGEVDVEETQKRAHALAGQLKDVVPVITGFLAEDHEGNVTTLGRGGSDTTAVMMGDYMDADEVVIVTDVEGVMTGDPRVVEGARNVGKISVDELRSLSFRGAEVVAPSALSYKTGDLGVRVVHYQHGDLLSGGTSIEGEFQNLIDLQEQPIACVTVAGRAIRNSPGILADLASAIADEEINIEANSSGMDSLTFYVDEDDAEEAEALLHDRIVDDETLSSVTVEDEIAVIRVTGGDPSQSALAHQVVAPLSDAHIHLYDVITSATSVSVFVPWEDREQALSLVQDVF encoded by the coding sequence ATGCGCGTAGTCGCCAAGTTCGGCGGGACGAGCCTCGGCAGCGGCGACCGCATCAACCGGGCGGCGGACTCGATTGCCGCGGCGGTCCAGCAGGGCCACGAGGTCGCGGTCGTCGCCTCGGCGATGGGCAACACGACCGACGAACTGCTCGAAGAGATAAACTACGACGCCGACTCCGCGGACCGCGCGGAAATCGTCTCGATGGGCGAGCGGACCTCCGTCCGCATGCTCAAGGGGGCGCTCGCTGCCCGCGGCATCGAGGCCGTCTTCCTCGAACCCGGCAGCGAAGACTGGCCGATAATCACCGACGAGTACGGCGAGGTCGACGTCGAGGAGACCCAGAAGCGCGCCCACGCGCTGGCCGGCCAGCTCAAGGACGTGGTCCCGGTCATCACTGGCTTCCTGGCGGAGGACCACGAGGGCAACGTGACGACGCTGGGCCGTGGCGGCTCGGACACGACCGCCGTGATGATGGGCGACTACATGGACGCCGACGAGGTCGTCATCGTCACCGACGTGGAAGGCGTCATGACCGGCGACCCCCGCGTCGTCGAGGGCGCGCGAAACGTCGGGAAGATCTCCGTCGACGAACTCCGCTCGCTGTCGTTCCGCGGGGCCGAGGTGGTCGCGCCGTCGGCGCTGTCGTACAAGACCGGCGACCTGGGGGTCCGCGTGGTCCACTACCAGCACGGCGACCTGCTCTCGGGCGGCACGTCCATCGAGGGCGAGTTCCAGAACCTCATCGACCTGCAGGAACAGCCCATCGCCTGCGTGACCGTCGCCGGCCGCGCCATCCGGAACAGCCCGGGCATCCTCGCGGACCTGGCAAGCGCCATCGCGGACGAGGAGATAAACATCGAGGCCAACTCCTCGGGGATGGACTCGCTGACGTTCTACGTCGACGAGGACGATGCCGAGGAGGCCGAGGCGCTGTTGCACGACCGCATCGTCGACGACGAGACGCTCTCGTCGGTCACCGTCGAGGACGAAATCGCCGTTATCCGCGTCACCGGCGGCGACCCCAGCCAGTCGGCGCTGGCCCACCAGGTCGTCGCGCCGCTGTCCGACGCGCACATCCACCTCTACGACGTGATTACGTCAGCCACGTCGGTCTCCGTGTTCGTTCCGTGGGAGGACCGCGAGCAGGCCCTCTCGCTCGTCCAGGACGTGTTCTGA
- the fer gene encoding ferredoxin Fer, whose amino-acid sequence MESPFEVLGILPDADDGEIVDAYRQRVKEAHPDQGGSTAEFQAVKTAYERLQNGYEPGDPLPDETAEPESDAPPEPEDPMVEFLNFEVLEDHGWSLGDEDLFEKAADAGLRSTDFGRFYVDPNDTLLEAAEKNGFAWPFACRGGACTNCAVAVVEGEMPSPASHILPPDLTEKGIRLSCIAAPVSDNAKIVYNLKHLPEVSELLLPASRFEQASSTD is encoded by the coding sequence GTGGAGTCCCCATTCGAGGTTCTCGGAATCCTGCCCGACGCCGACGACGGGGAGATAGTCGACGCCTACCGCCAGCGGGTCAAGGAGGCCCACCCGGACCAGGGCGGGTCGACGGCCGAGTTCCAGGCGGTCAAGACGGCCTACGAGCGACTGCAGAACGGGTACGAGCCGGGGGACCCGCTCCCGGACGAGACGGCCGAGCCCGAGTCCGACGCCCCGCCGGAGCCGGAGGACCCGATGGTGGAGTTTCTCAACTTCGAAGTGCTGGAAGACCACGGCTGGTCGCTCGGCGACGAGGACCTGTTCGAGAAGGCGGCCGACGCGGGCCTGCGCTCGACCGACTTCGGGCGGTTCTACGTCGACCCGAACGACACGCTGCTCGAGGCGGCCGAGAAGAACGGCTTCGCGTGGCCCTTCGCCTGTCGGGGCGGGGCGTGCACGAACTGCGCGGTCGCGGTCGTCGAGGGCGAGATGCCGTCGCCGGCGAGTCACATCCTCCCGCCGGACCTCACCGAGAAGGGGATTCGGCTGTCGTGTATCGCCGCGCCGGTCTCGGACAACGCGAAAATCGTCTACAACCTGAAGCACCTGCCAGAGGTCAGCGAGCTACTATTGCCGGCGAGCCGGTTCGAGCAGGCGTCGTCGACGGACTAA
- a CDS encoding metallophosphoesterase family protein: MKLGVLSDIHGNRVALAAVLADMPAVDGLVCAGDVVGYNPWHADCVDAIRGESAGLPEGVPWPTDEVPTVMGNHDRAVAGETPFAFNGMAQAGVEHATEQLSDEQLAWLAALPDERRVCDGRVKLVHGHPDDPDHYTFPGEFGPDLLGDEDVLVMGHTHQQHHEVYDEGVVLNPGSVGQPRDRDHRAAYAVLDLDELTVEERRVEYDTSAVIDAVEDAGLPREIGFRLTQGR, encoded by the coding sequence ATGAAGCTCGGAGTGCTTTCGGACATTCACGGGAACAGGGTGGCGCTGGCGGCGGTCCTCGCCGACATGCCGGCCGTCGACGGACTGGTCTGTGCGGGCGACGTGGTCGGCTACAACCCCTGGCACGCCGACTGCGTCGACGCGATCCGGGGCGAGTCGGCGGGGCTACCGGAAGGGGTTCCGTGGCCGACCGACGAAGTCCCGACGGTGATGGGGAACCACGACCGGGCCGTCGCCGGCGAGACGCCCTTCGCGTTCAACGGGATGGCCCAGGCCGGCGTCGAACACGCCACCGAGCAGCTCTCCGACGAGCAACTGGCGTGGCTCGCCGCCCTCCCCGACGAGCGGCGGGTCTGTGACGGCCGGGTAAAACTCGTCCACGGCCACCCCGACGACCCGGACCACTACACGTTTCCCGGGGAGTTCGGCCCGGACCTGCTGGGCGACGAGGACGTCCTCGTGATGGGCCACACGCACCAGCAACACCACGAGGTGTACGACGAGGGCGTGGTGCTGAACCCCGGCAGCGTGGGCCAGCCCCGCGATAGGGACCATCGGGCCGCCTACGCCGTGCTCGACCTCGACGAGCTGACCGTCGAGGAACGCCGCGTAGAGTACGATACGAGCGCAGTCATCGACGCCGTCGAGGACGCCGGGCTCCCGCGGGAAATCGGCTTCCGGCTGACGCAGGGCCGGTAG